In Nonomuraea sp. NBC_00507, the following are encoded in one genomic region:
- a CDS encoding HNH endonuclease, producing MTRQVLLLNATYEPMTTLSLHRAIVLVLREKADIVHRDGRGAVLRSASCTLDVPSVIRLRRYVRIPYRSRIPLTRAALMRRDNYRCAYCGQRAETIDHVIPRSRGGAHTWENCVASCTTCNHRKADKYLEELGWTLRVSPAVPRGAHWRLIGASLVGDPLWAPYLEAAA from the coding sequence ATGACGCGCCAAGTCCTGCTGCTCAATGCCACTTACGAGCCCATGACCACCCTCTCGCTGCACCGTGCCATCGTGCTCGTGCTGCGGGAGAAGGCCGACATCGTGCATCGCGATGGCAGGGGCGCGGTGCTGCGCTCGGCCAGCTGCACGCTCGACGTGCCCTCGGTGATCAGGCTCCGCAGATACGTCCGCATCCCCTACCGGTCGCGCATCCCCCTGACCAGGGCGGCGCTCATGCGCCGTGACAACTACCGCTGCGCCTACTGCGGCCAGCGGGCCGAGACCATCGATCACGTCATCCCACGGTCGCGGGGTGGCGCCCACACCTGGGAAAACTGCGTCGCGTCCTGCACGACGTGCAACCACAGGAAGGCCGACAAATACCTGGAGGAGCTGGGGTGGACGCTACGCGTCAGCCCTGCGGTGCCACGGGGCGCCCACTGGAGGCTGATCGGCGC